One genomic region from Anopheles bellator chromosome 2, idAnoBellAS_SP24_06.2, whole genome shotgun sequence encodes:
- the LOC131209529 gene encoding mesencephalic astrocyte-derived neurotrophic factor homolog: MMLPAFGRLLLLALSGLVLFLIPFSAALREGDCEVCVKTVSRFVDSLSEDSKKDTKRIEDDFRTFCKKVKDKEQRFCYYLGGVEDSATGILNELSKPISWSMPADKICEKLKKKDAQICDLRYDKQIDVNAVDLKKLKVRDLKKILSDWDEECDGCLEKTDFIKRIEELKHKYVKTEL; encoded by the exons aTGATGCTGCCTgctttcggtcggttgcttCTGCTGGCCCTATCCGGCCTGGTTCTGTTCCTGATACCGTTCAGCGCCGCCCTCAGAGAAGGCGACTGTGAAG TGTGCGTGAAAACGGTCAGCAGATTCGTGGACAGTCTTTCGGAGGATTCGAAGAAGGACACCAAACGGATAGAGGATGACTTCCGGACGTTCTGCAAAAAGGTCAAAGACAAGGAGCAGCGCTTT TGTTACTACTTAGGAGGTGTTGAAGATTCCGCCACGGGTATACTGAACGAGCTGTCGAAGCCAATCAGCTGGTCGATGCCGGCTGACAAGATCTGCGAGAAGCTAAAGAAGAAGGATGCACAGATTTGCGATCTTCGATACG acaaacaaatcGACGTAAATGCTGTTGATCTGAAAAAGCTGAAGGTGCGGGATCTTAAGAAGATTCTCTCCGACTGGGACGAAGAGTGCGACGGGTGCCTGGAAAAGACTGATTTCATCAAGCGTATCGAGGAGCTGAAGCACAAGTACGTCAAGACGGAACTGtaa